DNA from Fusarium falciforme chromosome 7, complete sequence:
ATATGGCTTAACCCTTTGACAAGTCTAGTTGATCGTAACCTCTTCGATCAAGACAAGGAGAATTTCATGTGCTCGCAGGAGAGCAATTTTTACTCGCCTGCCCTGGAAAATGCTGTGTAGGTCCATCCCGTTCCCCGACTGCTCATGCAAGGAGCCCCGTCAGATTCGAgctttttggtgttgagtcgTTGCTAAATCAATATCTTTAGCTTGTCCACAGGCGCCATGCACACAACGCGTCAAAACCCTTCTATCATGGATGACCCCTGTAAATTCTTTGCCAGCAGAGCGAAAGTTTACCTAGACTTGGAACTTCAGACGCCAACAATAGCAACCCTCCAAGCTCTTGTTCTCCTCTGTGAGTATGAAGCTGCCCAGGGTAGGGACAGCCAAGGTCAGTCTACGGTGGCTCTTCCGCTCAGCAACCTTTGAGACTGACCACGGGTAATCAGGATGGATATACTCAGGTATGCATGTCCAAGACATGCAAACGTTGATGAATACTGAAAGCACAATAGGAATTGCCTCCCGGATACTATCCGATCTAGGACTCCATTCGCATTGGAGCTCTCCAGATGAAACCGAAAGCTGTGGTGCTGATATCTCAGACATAAAAGCCCGTGTCTTCTGGTCTGTTGTCCACCTGGACACGTGAGTTCAGCAGTCCTCATACTCGCTAAAGTTTTGACCAAGAAGACAGGATTTGGTCAAGCTGGTGCGGACGGCCTCAGTCCCTTACTACGAGAGACCTTCTCTCTCGCCAAGCTCCCACCCTGAGATGCTCGGGTGCCACAGACACCGATTCCCAAGGCGACGTATACGTTTATCTGGCCCCGTTGGTGACGCATTTTAGCAAAGTCATCGAGTACATGCAAGTTAATGCCCATGAGTCCAAGCTTGTATTGACCCAGTGGTGACAGATATCATGACAGAGATGCCTCTCGAGACTCTCTCTCCAAATTTGCAGCGCAGATAGACGCGTCACTCCGAGACTGGACGATGTCCCTTCCACCATTTCTACAGCTTAGACCGACCCAAGATGATCAATGCTCAGACCCCGTCGTGTTGCAGTTACAGTAGGTTTAGTGCTCAACTCTAACAAGACGCCCTGTCATTCGAGTGTGGCTAATTTGTCGAACAAAGTCTTCTGTATCATGAGATTCGAATTCTTCTTCACCGGCCCCTCATTGGCTCGAGCTCCCCTGCTCCTGACCTCCAGTCCCCGAGTGGCAATGCAGTTGAATTTCATCATGATATTTGTACCAACTCAGCATCCGATATCATACGCCTGATGAGCCAATTTCGTGACCGATTCGGCCTCTGCCACTTCTCAGCTTACTGTGTGCATATCCTAATGACGGCCGGCATATTACTCGCATACAACACATCTCTGACAAACCAAACGAGGGAGTTTAGGAACAAGTCCGCAACCCTCACTCAGGCAAGCATCCGCATGATGACCGAGTTGACATCAACATTTCCAAGTGCCCACCGGTCTCTGGAAGTTCTCACGAGTTTGCGGAGAGAGTGGCAGAACTGTAACTAAGTAGGGACATGGTCTGGGAAGATTATGCCGGAAATCAGGTGATCAAGCACAAGGGCCTTCTGTACATAAACTAGAATGCACCATGTTAAATCTCCACGTATATTTGGTTCTCTTTGTGAACTTCCTGCCCACACCGGCCACATCGAAGATCCCGTTCGTTGCCTTTATATCCAGCACAGCTAAGAGGATTTGCTTTACGTACATAATAGCATTAAAACCCAAGCACTTGTCATATCCATTGGGGTTCGGTCTTCTGGcccagttaacccatcaagggccgggcttcaactataataaagaacacatgaTTAACACATcgtagcatcatatcccaatgaaACCACACTGGCCCCTCGCAGGCAAAATACGTCATTAAATATCCTAGACTAAATACATCGTTCAAGAGACATATCTGAACAAGGGTGACTTATCTCCCATCTCCATAAGCTCATCTAGGGGGAACAGTTAGCTTCATTTCATCATGATACGCCTTTTATGTTACAACTTACCTTCGGTGTACCGCGATAGAATGTCTGCCTCTGGAATAAGATCCCTCTTCTTATTGATCGACTTGACTGCGAAACGCAGGATCAGAGTACAAACAACACCTAGAAGCAGAATTCCAAGGGAGAACCCGTAGCCCAGCCAGTAGTGAGGCGCCTGCTTTGCAAGGAAGATGTTTGATCCCACAGCACCACCGAGGTTACCAATGGTCATCAATAATGCCATGCCGATGGCTCGCTTGAAAGAAGGGGCAAGATTGTTTCCAACCCATGAGACACAGCCAATGACTGCAGGGTAGAGACCGCTGGGAATGCAGAACAGAAAGGCGTAGGTCAAGCCCGGCAGACGTGGGTGCGGGATGGAGAGCAGGCCAACGAAGCCAACCAGGCCAATGCTAAAAGGGATGATGATAAACATCCATCGGTTACGACGTCTGTCAGCCATGTAGGCAAAGAAGAGAGTCAAGCAGGCACCGAGGAAGTAGATCGGAATGGTGAGGAGTTGAGCCTGAGCAGCTGTATATCCGAGCTCCAGGATGATGGTAGGCGAAGCGAAGCTGAAGCCATAGATGCAGATGCTTGGAGCCCACATAGTTAGCCAAGATCACAGAGCAGGGCCTGCACTTTACCTGTTGCCCCAGTAGATAACACATCCAAGGTAGATCTTCCAGTCAAGCAATGCTTCCTTGAGGTATTTCCACTGGAATGAGCCCCCGATTCCAACTTTGCCAGCAGACGTTCCAGCATCCTGTTCAAGACGCCCATGGATGGTTTCCTTTTCTGCCGGGGTCAGGAAGCTGGCAGCATTCGGCGAGTCGGGAAGTGTCCAAGGAATGCTCAATCCAATAAGGACGGTCAAGATGCCCTCTAGGATGAAGATCCATCGCCACCCACCGAGGCCTCCAATACCATCCATATGCTGGATCCCAAAGGCTAGGAGACCAGAGAATGCACCCGCCAGAGATGCcgcagagaagaagatggccaaaCGTGTCTGTAGTTCCCAGCGGACATACCAAGTTGTTAAAAGATACGTCGCTGCGGGAAAGAAGCCAGCTTCCGCCATACCGAGAAAGAATCGTGTCACAAGGAGGTGTTGATATGTCTTGACGATACCTTGCAGAACTAGAACCTGTAAAACGAAGAGTCAGTATCCCATCGACCAGCCAGTGTGTTCTGCGTACCGTTCCCCAGGTTACGACAAGAATGGCCATCCACCAGGAAGGCCTCATAAGCTTGAGGACGATGTTGCTCGGCACTTCGAACAGGGCGtatgggaagaagaagatggtcaaggccatgttGTACTGCGCCGGGGTAAGCTCGAGGTCCACGTTCATACCCGCGACTCTGGCGTTGCCAATATTGGAACGGTCCATGAAGGAGAGGACGTAGAGGACTGTGAGAAGAGGCAGCAGTCTCCTGTCAACTTTGGCCCTGAGTTTCTTGACTTGGGCATCGTCGTATCGTGGGATCTGTTGAGGGAGTGGTTAGCATTCTGCCCTGGTCAAGGGCTACAGCGGAACACGAACATTC
Protein-coding regions in this window:
- a CDS encoding Fungal-trans domain-containing protein, coding for MSPPGMDFTLDPPDSGSPSWASSTPRPGRLQFWVDMANGPGFDVGSPEPESPRPDEEAVDAMARHPSSPSAHSAILGTSDLSSSDKPPGGQDPRSPANILPPASLSAIAEAPPLGGQHAQIVTRGGRLQVAEDGHSSPSLKNLRVDGELAIKSAGLQWDSDPAYEAHLWECYLIWLNPLTSLVDRNLFDQDKENFMCSQESNFYSPALENAVLSTGAMHTTRQNPSIMDDPCKFFASRAKVYLDLELQTPTIATLQALVLLCEYEAAQGRDSQGWIYSGIASRILSDLGLHSHWSSPDETESCGADISDIKARVFWSVVHLDTIWSSWCGRPQSLTTRDLLSRQAPTLRCSGATDTDSQGDVYVYLAPLVTHFSKVIEYMQVNAHESKLVLTQW
- a CDS encoding MFS domain-containing protein; translation: MAEKQLVTDSQGAVHLEHSGNGSSPEHDASSEKHGELEASNIPRYDDAQVKKLRAKVDRRLLPLLTVLYVLSFMDRSNIGNARVAGMNVDLELTPAQYNMALTIFFFPYALFEVPSNIVLKLMRPSWWMAILVVTWGTVLVLQGIVKTYQHLLVTRFFLGMAEAGFFPAATYLLTTWYVRWELQTRLAIFFSAASLAGAFSGLLAFGIQHMDGIGGLGGWRWIFILEGILTVLIGLSIPWTLPDSPNAASFLTPAEKETIHGRLEQDAGTSAGKVGIGGSFQWKYLKEALLDWKIYLGCVIYWGNSICIYGFSFASPTIILELGYTAAQAQLLTIPIYFLGACLTLFFAYMADRRRNRWMFIIIPFSIGLVGFVGLLSIPHPRLPGLTYAFLFCIPSGLYPAVIGCVSWVGNNLAPSFKRAIGMALLMTIGNLGGAVGSNIFLAKQAPHYWLGYGFSLGILLLGVVCTLILRFAVKSINKKRDLIPEADILSRYTEDELMEMGDKSPLFRYVS